In Trifolium pratense cultivar HEN17-A07 linkage group LG7, ARS_RC_1.1, whole genome shotgun sequence, a genomic segment contains:
- the LOC123895494 gene encoding serine/threonine-protein kinase D6PKL2-like has product MDPWLDDLTDDLQSLSFASTTTTNADIKRSTSFGSTTTASTSAHLSNRSLNPPITKHHAPLSDPRWSAIHRIRSESPSRHILPSDLRFSRRLGSGDISSVYLAELNDDGKIPAMFAAKVMDKKELVSRSKEGRAKTEREILESLDHPFLPTLYATIDAAKWLCLLTEFCPGGDLHVLRQRQPNKRFPESAVRFYASEVLMALEYLHMLGIVYRDLKPENVLVRSDGHIMLTDFDLSLKCDAADSTPAQIIISSQNSPQVVPQKYPHTGSSQFASSSCIIPNCIVPAVSCFQPKRKRKKKQNQFNGPEFVAEPIDVRSMSFVGTHEYLAPEIVSGEGHGSAVDWWTLGIFIFELFYGVTPFRGLDNELTLANIVARALEFPKEPTVPATVKDLISQLLVKDPARRLGSIMGASTIKHHSFFQGVNWALLRCTTPPYVPPPYSKDKDDLSDDSCPQTPIDYY; this is encoded by the exons ATGGACCCATGGCTCGACGATCTCACCGACGACCTTCAAAGCCTAAGCTTCGCCTCCACAACCACCACCAACGCCGACATCAAACGAAGCACAAGCTTCGGTTCCACCACAACCGCCTCAACCTCCGCTCATCTCTCAAATCGATCCCTAAATCCGCCAATCACCAAACATCACGCTCCTTTATCCGACCCTCGCTGGTCCGCCATTCACCGGATCCGATCAGAATCACCTTCTCGTCACATCCTTCCGTCTGACCTTCGATTCTCCCGCCGTCTCGGTTCCGGTGATATTAGTTCTGTTTATCTTGCTGAACTTAATGACGACGGGAAAATTCCAGCGATGTTCGCGGCGAAAGTGATGGATAAGAAGGAGTTAGTTAGTAGAAGTAAAGAAGGAAGAGCGAAAACGGAGAGAGAAATACTTGAATCTCTTGATCATCCTTTTTTGCCTACTCTTTATGCTACTATTGATGCTGCCAAATGGCTTTGTCTTTTGACGGAGTTTTGTCCCGGCGGTGATCTTCATGTTCTCCGGCAACGGCAGCCAAATAAACGGTTCCCTGAATCCGCCGTCAG ATTCTATGCATCAGAGGTGCTGATGGCACTTGAATACCTTCACATGTTGGGAATAGTATACCGTGATCTCAAGCCAGAGAATGTGTTAGTAAGATCAGATGGCCATATAATGCTCACAGACTTTGATCTCTCATTAAAATGTGATGCTGCTGATTCAACACCAGCTCAGATAATAATCTCAAGTCAAAACTCTCCACAAGTAGTCCCACAAAAATATCCCCACACTGGATCCTCTCAATTCGCCTCATCTTCATGCATAATACCTAATTGTATTGTCCCAGCAGTGTCTTGTTTCCAACCAAAACGCAAAcgaaagaagaaacaaaaccaGTTTAATGGGCCTGAGTTTGTTGCTGAGCCTATTGATGTTAGATCCATGTCATTTGTTGGGACACATGAATACTTGGCTCCTGAGATAGTGTCTGGTGAAGGACATGGTAGTGCTGTGGATTGGTGGACCTTAGgaatatttatatttgaattattttatggTGTTACGCCTTTTAGAGGCTTGGATAATGAATTAACTCTAGCAAATATTGTGGCTCGAGCTTTGGAGTTCCCAAAGGAACCTACCGTGCCAGCCACGGTAAAAGATCTTATCTCACAGTTATTGGTTAAGGATCCAGCTAGGAGATTAGGATCAATAATGGGGGCTTCTACAATCAAACACCACTCGTTTTTTCAAGGTGTGAATTGGGCATTGTTAAGGTGTACAACTCCACCTTATGTTCCACCACCTTATAGTAAAGATAAAGATGATTTATCTGATGATAGTTGTCCACAAACTCCTATTGATTATTATTGA
- the LOC123895495 gene encoding peptidyl-prolyl cis-trans isomerase CYP71 codes for MAEEHDNGANVSEDEPLVGPGPAPRARPKRPLQFEQAYLDALPSANMYEKSYMHRDVVTHVAVSSAEFFITGSADGHLKFWKKRPIGIEFAKHFRSHLGPIEGLAVSIDGLLCCTISNDRSVKVYDVVNFDMMVMIRLPYIPGAIEWVYNQGDVKARLAISDRNSSFVHIYDARSGSNDPIISKEIHMGPIKVMKFNPVYDTVISADTRGIIEYWNPTTLQFPEDEVSFKVRSDTNLFEIVKCKTSVSSIEVSPDGQQFSVTSPDRRIRVFWFRTGKLRRVYDESLEVAQDLQRSDAPLYRLEAIDFGRRMAVEREIEKTESAPQPNAVFDDSSNFLIYATLLGIKVVNLHTNKVARILGKVENNDRFLRIALYHGERSSKKVRKIPSVAANANESKEPLTDPTLLCCAFKKHRIYLFSRREPEEPEDATKGRDVFNEKPPADELLAVSDIGKSLTTSLPDNVIMHTTMGDIHMKLYPEECPKSVENFTTHCKNGYYDNLIFHRVIKGFMIQTGDPLGDGTGGQSIWGREFEDEFHKSLRHDRPFTLSMANAGPNTNGSQFFITTVATPWLDNKHTVFGRVVKGMDVVQAIEKVKTDKTDKPYQDVKILNVTVPKS; via the exons ATGGCGGAGGAGCATGATAATGGCGCGAATGTAAGCGAAGATGAACCCTTAGTTGGACCCGGTCCAGCTCCTCGTGCTCGACCCAAACGACCTCTTCAATTCGAACAAGCTTATCTCGATGCTTTACCTTCCGCTAATAT GTACGAGAAAAGCTATATGCATCGTGATGTCGTTACGCATGTTGCTGTTTCGTCTGCAGAGTTTTTCATTACTGGAAGTGCAGATG GGCATTTGAAGTTTTGGAAGAAAAGGCCTATTGGTATTGAGTTTGCAAAACACTTTAGATCTCATCTTGGTCCTATTGAAGGTCTAGCT GTTAGTATTGATGGTCTGCTTTGCTGTACAATATCAAATGACCGTTCTGTAAAAGTATACGATGTAGTCAACTTTGATATGATGGTGATGATTCGGTTGCCATACATTCCTGGTGCTATTGAATGGGTTTATAATCAAGGGGATGTCAAAGCTAGGCTTGCTATTAGCGATAGGAACTCATCTTTTGTTCACATCTATGATGCACGATCTGGTTCAAATGATCCAATCATCTCCAAAGAG ATTCATATGGGTCCTATTAAAGTTATGAAGTTCAACCCTGTGTATGATACTGTAATTTCGGCAGATACAAGGGGTATCATCGAATACTGGAACCCAACAACACTCCAGTTCCCGGAGGATGA GGTGAGTTTTAAGGTTAGAAGCGATACTAACCTCTTTGAAATAGTAAAATGCAAGACATCTGTTTCGTCTATTGAG GTCAGCCCAGATGGTCAACAATTTTCCGTTACATCACCTGACCGTAGGATACGCGTGTTTTGGTTCAGAACGGGTAAACTGAGGCGTGTTTATGATGAATCCTTGGAG GTTGCTCAAGATCTCCAAAGAAGCGATGCTCCATTATATCGATTGGAAGCCATTGATTTCGGTCGAAGAATGGCTGTTGAGAGAGAAATAGAGAAGACAGAAAGTGCACCacaaccaaatgcggtttttgatGATAGTTCCAACTTTCTTATATATGCAACCTTGCTTGGGATTAAA GTTGTTAATTTGCACACCAATAAAGTTGCTCGAATACTTGGAAAAGTGGAGAATAATGATAGGTTCTTAAGAATAGCTTTATATCATGGTGAACGAAGCAGCAAAAAAGTAAGAAAGATTCCTTCAGTAGCTGCGAATGCAAATGAGAGCAAAGAGCCCTTGACAGATCCCACTCTCCTATGCTGTGCTTTCAAAAAGCACAGGATATATTTATTCAG TCGAAGAGAGCCTGAGGAGCCTGAAGATGCAACTAAGGGAAGAGATGTGTTCAATGAAAAGCCTCCCGCTGATGAACTTTTGGCAGTTTCAGATATTGGAAAGTCACTTACAACATCACTTCCTGACAATGTG ATTATGCACACCACTATGGGTGATATTCACATGAAGTTATACCCAGAGGAATGTCCAAAATCTGTGGAAAACTTTACAACTCACTGCAAAAACGGCTACTATGACAATCTTATTTTTCACAGGGTCATCAAAGGCTTCATGATACAAACAGGAGATCCTTTAGGAGACGGCACTGGTGGGCAATCCATTTGGGGAAGAGAATTTGAAGATGAATTTCACAAAAG TTTAAGGCATGATAGGCCTTTCACATTGTCAATGGCAAACGCGGGGCCAAATACCAATGGTTCTCAGTTTTTTATCACCACAGTGGCTACTCCATGGCTGGACAACAAGCACACCGTATTTGGTAGAGTTGTGAAGGGAATGGATGTTGTCCAG GCTATTGAAAAAGTGAAGACAGACAAGACAGATAAGCCATATCAAgatgttaaaattttaaatgtcACTGTACCAAAGTCTTGA
- the LOC123896528 gene encoding zinc finger MYM-type protein 1-like, with product MLRSCGIDPERTTKCENIDADIVDVQTVDIENAENVNNNIDVENVVDVENENVDDDNEIVRAENVDVNDIGHDIFDPTIWDSLDSRMRDLLVTKGPKRDCSIVKGPKDKFSRRFLANWYTRVLPNGETFNQRLKEHETCMEHVKNMTTWYELRQKLKNFQTIDKSIQILIDKEKDHWKNVLKRIISIVKFLGRKNLAFRGHNEKLYQNSNDNFLGLIEMVAEFDPIVQEHVRCITYDNLHVHYLGHNIQNELILLLASEIKNEIIRKIKQAKYFSVILDCTPDVSHQEQMSLLIRYVNVSSNRIEESFLGFLNVDDTTGQGLFDVLQDELKKLDLDLFDVRGQGYDNGSNMKGKHQGVQKRFLDINPRAFYTPCGCHSLNLVLCDMANSCRKAKEFFGVVQRIYTIFANSTKRWQILKDNVKGLTPKSLSSTRWESHIDSVKAIRLQMSDFREVLLEVSENDSDSKIESEVKSLATNELGDFKFLVAIVIWYEILFAIHTVSKLLQSSDMLIDFAMEKIKGLISFFEEYRETGFKNVLNYATEIALELNIDPVFSQKRKIQRKRQFDENLSTASVELSEKESFRVNYFLYLVDQAVVSLKTRFEQYQQYESVFGFLFSSQNLQLLDDATLNSCCSNLEERLKHNVQFDVVGKEISVELRLLRNMLPGGKMGPIDILNFLKDMNCFPNTIIAYRILLTIPVTVASAEKSFSKLKLLKSYLRSTMLQERLNGLALIAIENTLLDDIQYEDLIDEFASKNAARMSRFK from the exons ATGTTGCGGTCCTGCGGAATCGATCCAGAACG aaccacaaaatgtgaaaatattgATGCTGATATTGTTGATGTTCAAACTGTTGATATTGAAAATGCTGaaaatgttaataataatattgatgttgaaaatgttgttgatgttgaaaatgaaaatgttgatgatgataatgaaattgTTCGTGCCGAAAATGTTGATGTGAATGATATTGGTCATGATATATTTGATCCAACTATTTGGGATTCTCTTGATTCTAGAATGCGAGATTTGTTAGTTACAAAAGGTCCTAAaagagattgttctattgtgaaGGGTCCTAAGGATAAATTTTCTAGACGCTTTTTAGCTAATTGGTATACTAGAGTTTTGCCAAATGGAGAGACAT TTAATCAAAGACTGAAAGAGCATGAGACTTGCATGGAACATGTTAAGAATATGACTACTTGGTATGAGTTGCGTCAAAAGTTGaaaaattttcaaactattgataaatcaattcaaatattgattgataaagaaaaggATCACtggaaaaatgttttaaaaagaattatttCAATAGTGAAATTCCTTGGTAGAAAAAATTTGGCCTTCCGTGGTCATAATGAGAAATTGTACCAAAATAgcaatgataattttttaggtttaattgAAATGGTAGCTGAATTTGACCCAATTGTCCAAGAACATGTAAGATGTATTACATATGACAATCTTCATGTTCATTATCTTGGGCATAATATCCAAAATGAACTAATACTTTTGCTTGCTTctgaaattaaaaatgaaattattagaaaaataaaacaagcaaAGTATTTTTCAGTGATACTTGATTGTACCCCTGATGTTAGTCATCAAGAACAAATGTCTTTGTTAATACGATACGTGAATGTTTCTTCAAATAGGATTGAGGAATCTTTCTTAGGATTTTTGAATGTGGATGATACAACAGGGCAGGGTCTTTTTGATGTTTTACAAGATGAATTGAAAAAGCTTGATCTAGACCTATTTGATGTGCGAGGACAAGGTTATGACAATGGGTCGAATATGAAAGGAAAACATCAAGGTGTACAAAAGAGGTTTTTAGATATAAATCCTAGAGCCTTTTATACTCCTTGTGGTTGTCATAGTCTCAATTTGGTATTGTGTGATATGGCAAACTCTTGTCGCAAAGCTAAAGAATTTTTTGGAGTTGTTCAACGCATTTATACTATTTTTGCCAATTCTACCAAGAGATggcaaattttaaaagataatgtaAAAGGGTTGACTCCGAAATCATTGTCATCCACTCGTTGGGAGAGTCATATAGATAGTGTCAAAGCTATAAGACTTCAAATGTCAGATTTTAGAGAAGTTTTACTTGAAGTGTCAGAAAATGATTCAGATTCTAAAATAGAAAGTGAAGTCAAATCCTTAGCAACAAATGAGCTTggtgattttaagtttttagtGGCGATAGTTATTTGGTATGAAATATTATTTGCAATTCATACGGTTAGCAAGCTCTTACAGTCAAGTGATATGCTTATTGATTTTGCtatggaaaaaataaaggggttgatttcattttttgaggAATATAGAGAAACTGGTTTTAAAAATGTCTTGAATTATGCTACGGAAATTGCTCTTGAATTGAACATTGATCCAGTATTTTCTCAAAAGCgtaaaattcaaagaaaaagaCAATTTGATGAGAATTTGAGTACCGCGTCAGTCGAGCTATCTGAAAAGGAATCTTTTAGggttaattattttctttaccTTGTTGATCAAGCTGTTGTATCTCTTAAAACGAGATTTGAGCAATACCAAcaatatgaaagtgtttttGGTTTCTTGTTTAGTTCTCAAAATTTACAATTGTTGGATGATGCAACTTTGAACTCTTGTTGTAGTAATTTAGAGGAAAGGTTGAAACATAATGTGCAGTTTGATGTTGTTGGGAAAGAAATAAGTGTGGAGTTAAGGTTACTAAGAAATATGTTGCCTGGAGGAAAGATGGGGCCTattgatatattaaattttttgaaagacATGAATTGTTTTCCTAATACAATTATTGCATATAGAATTTTATTAACTATTCCTGTGACAGTTGCCTCTGCAGAAAAAAGCTTTTCAAAATTGAAGTTGTTGAAGTCTTACTTGCGGTCTACCATGTTACAAGAAAGACTTAACGGCTTAGCATTGATAGCAATTGAGAATACTCTCTTGGATGACATACAATATGAAGACTTGATTGAtgaatttgcttcaaaaaatgcAGCAAGAATGAGTCGATTTAAGTAg